ACAAAACATAGCTCAGGAAAGGAAAGGGATTTTTATGTAAACGGGGCGGTCCCTGGTGGACTCTGGGGAGTCTAACCACGACTTTATCCACCCTGAGACCACAAACAGGCCCCTGGTGGAACAGCATGTGAACAATTTGAGGACTGTGACTGTTTGGCGACAAGACATTAAGTGTCGAATGAGGGCCCGCAGGTCAGAATCAGCTCATGGGGAACCAAAATGGTCATATATGCAATGGCAAAAaagaaaccaacaaaaaaaaaaaaaaaaccatacgaTGTCACCAGTGCTCAGGACAGTGTTTGTATAAGACCTGCTTGAGTTATGTTgatgtacttttaatacaataaggcttgcaagcaagcaagcaacaaaacgTTCCTTAGCCTAGCAAGCTATGTACTGGGAAATACTCCCAGTCTGTCAAGTGGAGCGGTCATCAAAGacacaacatttacagattttcgAAGTCTGTGCACACATAAGGCACTCTGTATGATGTTCAcccgtccattttggagaagacTTAAGTGTGTCTTGTGgttatgaaaatacagtaagtgaATTGAAATACCTTCAAAATATCTGTAAtacatttcttctttttaatctttgagcaaactttttttttttttttaactctgtggCCAGTGGCTAGAGGCCTAAAACTAGGTATCTGTGCAGCAATGGATGGATCTGTGTGAATGAcagacagctcccttttgaccagtcagtgagtgtcattttctgaactccgcccatgcCCCCTACAGCCGTGATCCTTTACCCATAAACAAAGAGCGCGTGGTTACTTTAAGCCTCGGAATTGAGAGTGTATAGTCCTGCATATATCTGattcggaaatatggtgcttcgattTAGCTGGGGAATgtgtaatggagacgagcgctatccagagagattactggtgcgctttcccaccccgaagcgtaatttagataaatgcaaacggCGGAATAAGGCTTGTGATTTCTGATACCTTGGtcagaaaggaaacagaaatactatcgGGAATTTGTtctaatgaatcgctcataacatgcttcgGCTGCactgcgtccgccattttgatcgggAGCTTGAGGTGCATAACAACAGTATTtaagtaggcgtggcttaggcGCCCTGCACGGATTTATCCATTGCTGTATtgcttatattaaaaaaaattaaattaaaaaaaaatatatagaaaaacCTTTCATACATAATGTTTTCATCTGTCTGCATTATAGGGCTATCCAAAGAATActacgtgttgctgctgttaaaACTACAGATCATacacaaatgtcaaaataaaacatttttccaaatagcATGAAGTTTTTGCCAGAGATTAGCATTTGTGACAATTTTCATGTATGACTAGTGCTGATCAGGTACCCATtttgttaaattaaattttgtTTAGCCATAATTTCAACTAGAAATTCCCCAATGTTTTTTGTATGATATTTACATATGTATGTTATATCTCCTCCCAAAAAGTCCTTATCAATCCTGTTGAAAATTTCTGGCCAAGGGCACATGCGAGCAAGGCGGCCTACAAACCTGGCTCACACCAGTTCCGTTATGAGGAATGGACCAAAATTCCTGTCAACCATTGTTAAAGGATGTTCAAAAGCTTGACCCAAGTCATATAATGGTATCATATAGTAATTTATGTAATCGTCCGACTAATGAAAAATTCCTAATTTTGCTGACATTTAGTAAACAGAAATAATTTTTGGAATCGGAATTGATCTAAAACAGGGATGGGGGTGATTTTACGTGAGAaagtgaggagaaaaaaaactttatagtgtatgtatgtaaaataaTGGCTGAACAATTTACTTCCCTTTGTGCCATGCTaattgaaatgtgtgtgtgtgtgtgcctcaaCTCACTCATTCCATGAGCAAAGTACTCGAGGAAGGAGCCAGAAAAGGAGCCACAAGctacaaagagaaaaataacatgCTAAAATATCATCTATGAAAATCTTGATAAAGATAAAAATCATCCAATAGAAACAGTTACCAATGCATATTGTGTAGTCCTTTATCAACTCCAAGGACCACTGCATCACAGTGGCATATTCGTCTTTGGCTTCAGTCTAAGacacagaaagacaaacatttgacaCCAATCTATAGGCAAATAACTATTACAGCACTGTGATTATTTACTTACTGCGAGCTCATTCGCTCCTTCACAGTCAAACGGCTTCAGGGATTTCAGAGCCACAATAAACCTTTGACAACATGACATTACATATTACAATCAACATTAGGCTTCTGATAGCGATTAACAACAAAATGACTGTCTTCGTACccctttttttctccaatcatCAGACCATCGATGAAAATGATGCTTGCCTTTTTTGCCTTATGATTAACACGTTTcacctgcagaaaaaaaaacaaacaaaaaacaggcaGTTAGGGATATACACTTTCATCACAGCAGACAGAcatcattttttatattttattttactctcaTTTCTCAACCAGGTTACTGACTAGCTGGCAAAGTTATTTTCCAACATTTCCATATGTAAAAATAGCCAAAAAGTAAGGCCGCTCAAAGCGATACACCAGGTGCTGGGGTTGCAGCACCTTCGACAGACGCAAGCACACTGACAGACTGccacaaagaaaagattgaagtAGGAGGACCCAATCAATGTGATGCAAATGAAGCAAATGCGCATTCAGTGTGTATAAATAATGgccctttccgacctgtcaatcactcgtacaataatagccaatcagatagccccattgtcttaacccgtggcttgacacgcccctcgcgccgtattgtcccacaagcaatgctggttgtcagtagcgtgcgcttggaaaagttaatgttacgaacaaaatggtcctcagatgcgcttggggaacgtgcaattctgatgaaagatatcctgctaggttacaagggttcattttccaaaacctaaaGTGCAGTTGAAGTCTCTACGATGGCTTAAGGCTtgtggaagagcgcacgtacaactaaatgtgaacgatatcaacaaacacaaggttgtatgttctaaggtaagtgagggagaagtatcttctctgagtttgattgaattattagtgctttatacattgcaggagaacaacttccaCTTTGTTCGCGTATCaatgacctgctgaatgaagcgtgtcatgttttagGCCGAAGAGTCAGATTAATGATATGCAAATGCGAGATatccaagagaaatgtctatttgtatcacatcggacttttaagacagaacaCTGGGTTCTAATctattacgagccaagtcaaataaatacacccactaacttataaaaactacaatattacttgtgatctttccaagtaaaaagtactcaccctgctttacatgcacagtacgattccactattttatcctgttggatttcagtatgaagtttgtgaggcgtcgaaCTTTTTTTGCGTCGCTCGCCAACATTTTGCTCTAACtgtgacattgcgtcctgctctgtccaaaatcttaattctgtgcacatatccttgtgtgaaatagttgagacctctctgtagaactctcttggacaagtctgacgcatttggcaaaaaacataccctaacattatctggaatacgcaattgACAAtggacttcaaacatgttatgttcaaatcgccattttgaaagcttgtgggacatggctaagggggcggactTTAAGGTCACCATCGAAAAGGTCCATTCCGCAATCAAACTTTTTACGAGGCACTCGTGTCTGAATGTTTGCAACTCCAAGCACGTGATGTCACTGTGAATGCTTGGCTGCTTAGAGGTTCTATGCAAGCTGACGCCTTGATATGGACCAATCAGATCAAATCTTTTCCCCATATTTAAATTGGGAAAGATAAGCaaaccaatcagagcaaagctcATTTCCATGTTGCATACGGTGGCCTTTGGGAGGAAATGTCACATACAAACAGTCCACACGTCTTTGCACTCACCAATGCAGGCCATATTGGAAAGCGTCTAAATTTACACCACACAAACTCTCCCTCCGTGATAGACTGCGGCCCTGTAAGACATTCCGTTTACAAAGTAAACAAGGAAGCTCATCTACAGTCCATACAGACACTGCCAATCCCACAAATCCTACTCGTCTGCATTAAAAAACTCGGTAGCTCCTCTTCATCAACACTCTCATCGTCCTTCTTGTGGTCACTTATATCAACAGACAAATCTGACGACAGCAAAGACTCATCTTGTTGCAGGTTGAGAAGATGAGACCGCAAAGACAGAAGCAGACCAAAAGATAATGTTAACATTAGCTACGTACAAAGAAGCTCACCATAAACATGAATTGATAACCTATGCCCTATTTTGAGAACATCCATATTGCAACAGAGGTGTATTACCTTGTTTCGGTTCTAATGTTGGTCGTGAGGGTTCAGATGACGAAGCAGTGGCGTTCCCTTTTTTCTGTTTCTTGGAACAGGGGCGTTTAGCTGGAGGACCAGTGGATTGCATCATTGGTAGCCGTTTTCTAAGGTCCCTGATTTTGGCAACCTCATTGCTCCTCTTCCTGCTCTGAGACCTCGACATGTAGCGTGGGGACGTTGAGGCCTGTGGCATGACAAATGTTGGGGGAAGTAGGGGTTATTTAATCATTATTTCAGGCAAATATCGTGAACATGAATCCAGTATTTCTCCATTCTACTTGTGACCTCAACAAACATACAACTGAGCATTTGACAAACAATGACATGCAGAGAACAAGGAAATGTTGAAAACAAACCTAATCTTTTTTAGCAGCCACTCGGTGACGAACTTtcactaaagcaggggtgtcaaactcatttttctcacgggccacattttacttcgCTTTCACTcaagagggccattatgactgtgaaaacataaaaatctttaactggctcatcatatttacacatgaaatttataaactagttttggaatcagaaatcaagggtaatgggttttccaactattgttgtttggtaaaacaaaaatggttgtaatagctcaacgtcatcatttatgacatggcaatttgaaattttgggacagattttaaaataaatcatggaagctgatacacatgatttgtccctgcgggccacataaaatcatgtggtgggccgggtctcgtccccgggccttgagtttgaaccTGTGACCTATACAGTACATAGATTAGTCCTCTCTACTCTCtacattttttcctcttcttgtgCGAATGAACATGATGGATGCAGAGCACTTGGAGCAAAAAATATTAATCTTTATGCTTTCGTTCCCTTTTCAACGTTTCTTTGATAGATGGTTTACGTATATATTTCTTAATTGTCCACGGGATAATCAATGGAATCAATTTGAAATTCAACCATACACGacgttattattataataattgtAATAGCTCAAAGTTATCATTTGtgacatgacaatttaaaattctgGGAcagatttttaacaaaaatcatggaagttgatacacatgatttgcctccgcaggccggatctggtccccaggccttgagtttgacacctgtgcacttCAGGAACAGATTTCAAGTTTCCTTACAATGCCATTTTCTTAGGTCAGAAATTTTAGAGTTGACACTTACTGATTACTAGGCTACCTGGGATACACACaccatgggactcaggactgtgtcacaaaggcgcagtattgtgtcCTTGCTCTTTTACCCTATGTGACAGAAACCACGAAgtaggagcacttacctgtatgctaacagaaaacaaaagacggtggaatatgcttttatatcaatgagGAATGGGGCACGGACATTACAGTGTTCAGCATACACTGCAGCAATTTTCGTTAGCGacaacaacctaactataaaaaaaaaaaaaaaaaaaaaaaaaaaaaatctatatgggcacatcagcacgatggaggttgagaccgggcagcaTGATAGCAGCGTCAGGCAattgtccacaaagccaagtctccgtgaagcacagagccgcagaacgtcgcAAGTCTTTCATCGGAAGCGTtggacgatgtccccgcttacggagccggacttgtgtaccggatcgcgaggctttaAAGAGTGTGCAGACTAGCAACTTTGGAAAAAGCTtaagcgaattggcgagagttgtcgaaaaagagtcagaagaaggctctctgatagTTAGCAAGTCGTCTCTTGTGTAATTGAGTCCCAAGACGCTCGTGGAACACAAAAACAGTAACGGAGAGCCTTCCATGCTGGTAGGCTTTAGGTAGAGAAGTTAAATGGTGGCGCGCAGTggtgtatgggtaattcagcaaaaaaaggtgacgtcagtgaaaacaacccatatgcATCAGCATTAAGGGAAATATGGTTAAATACCTCATCTTGACCATCCTCTGCTTCAGAGAACGTAACACAAATGTTGAGGTGACGATCCTTGTTCAAAGGTGTGGAAGTGCGGAAGGCTTCTGGTGTTTTTTGTGGCAGTTTCCTGCCTCTTTTTGGTGTGCCTTGTCGAGAACCAACAGGAAAACGATTGTCAGTGTGGACATCACTCCCCGACAcaggacttgtttttttttgtagccggGGGAAGGATCAGGTTGAGGTTACCTTTTTGCCTCGTCTTCATAGGTTCCCCTTCTCGTGGTTTCCTTTGTCGACCTGAAATGTCACCACATGTATTGTGTGGGTTTCACGTAGCGTTATTGAAAGCCCTTTGtgtggaagtagattagtgccaccaggatttgaacttgtaatgtaaagtgatcatatttacaatttgctgtctgaaattcaactggctacaatgggttgttttcactgatgtcccattttttgctgaaccacTGCGTGTcgccatttaacctccctacctaacgcgtacccagtgtggaagtctacggaatactGTCAGTTaatgtttgtgtttcacgggcgtctcagGACTCAAGAATACGAGAGAGGACTTGctcaccatcagagagccttcttctgacttttttttttttttttttttttctacaactctcgccaatttgctgaagctttttcaagagttgctagtcggcgcgctcttcaaagccttgTGATTAAGAGACACGCGGTCCGGGACACAAGTCCGACTTcgaaagcggggacatcgtcccACGCTTCccacgaaagactttggacgttggACTCTGTggttcacggagacttggctttgtggacgattgcccgacgctgctatcatcCTGCCCGgcctcaacctccatcgtgctgatgtgtcgccgagctaagctaacaaggtaaatcgatactcttttcagaagcccaacattacagttaagatcattttttgttagtcacttgaaagattcaagaattttatgaaatactggatttgtttattcttttgtctttctggcattgtcatcaaattttaaacaaataataaacgtttttgctttgcttgtggtgaactaatatataGATTTtagttttgaggaaaaaaaaaaaaaaaaaagactaaatggAGTTtacctcgatattaaaaaaattataatccaCCCAGGTTAAGTGATCTCCCTTCATGATTTCTCTCACAtaagagtaaaagatcaaggggaCAATACTGCGCTTTTGTGACGCATTTCTGAGTCCCGTCGCGTGTATGGCAGGTAGCCTAATATTCAGTCTGTGCTatatgtgctgtcggtcgcgccTTCAATAAATGCGGTTAGAAACAAAATGTCGTCCACCTTCCCTACGGTATGAGTAACGGGAAATCAGGGAtcaaaaatggccgccgttcaaggcagcccaacgggtgacgtcatgtgaaaacaacccattcgctgtctaaaattcaccatttgTGCCACTAGGCAGAAAACCCAGCTAatcgcagttatgctttcttagtcacgtgacgtcacattctaagaaagcgtaactcgATTGGCTGGGTAtccggttctgacctgaagtaa
The DNA window shown above is from Syngnathoides biaculeatus isolate LvHL_M chromosome 3, ASM1980259v1, whole genome shotgun sequence and carries:
- the si:dkey-127k13.1 gene encoding PWWP domain-containing DNA repair factor 3B isoform X3, with the translated sequence MKTRQKGTPKRGRKLPQKTPEAFRTSTPLNKDRHLNICVTFSEAEDGQDEASTSPRYMSRSQSRKRSNEVAKIRDLRKRLPMMQSTGPPAKRPCSKKQKKGNATASSSEPSRPTLEPKQDESLLSSDLSVDISDHKKDDESVDEEELPSFLMQTRPQSITEGEFVWCKFRRFPIWPALVKRVNHKAKKASIIFIDGLMIGEKKGFIVALKSLKPFDCEGANELATEAKDEYATVMQWSLELIKDYTICIACGSFSGSFLEYFAHGMSYPVRRKYPKASSEQLSIASNVIMEEKNHLIDHNEDSDQQEASSEQQTIASDSVREEEGHFVDVSEDRAQQEKANKCVKRLMPDRTQAAHNRANEKLVDFIVKQRMVEERLLAVIQGKVQSKWLNYFQSSKRRFFGVETYLEDNTQLDKMYSYLNKLYKTAVSTAPCETEVQYMERIPFVLDVLLPEAITYAIAGMDNVSIEKAEEKYLKGRCLSNREREEYELMIDQLRLRKS
- the si:dkey-127k13.1 gene encoding PWWP domain-containing DNA repair factor 3B isoform X2, producing the protein MKRRQRKPREGEPMKTRQKGTPKRGRKLPQKTPEAFRTSTPLNKDRHLNICVTFSEAEDGQDEASTSPRYMSRSQSRKRSNEVAKIRDLRKRLPMMQSTGPPAKRPCSKKQKKGNATASSSEPSRPTLEPKQDESLLSSDLSVDISDHKKDDESVDEEELPSFLMQTRPQSITEGEFVWCKFRRFPIWPALVKRVNHKAKKASIIFIDGLMIGEKKGFIVALKSLKPFDCEGANELATEAKDEYATVMQWSLELIKDYTICIACGSFSGSFLEYFAHGMSYPVRRKYPKASSEQLSIASNVIMEEKNHLIDHNEDSDQQEASSEQQTIASDSVREEEGHFVDVSEDRAQQEKANKCVKRLMPDRTQAAHNRANEKLVDFIVKQRMVEERLLAVIQGKVQSKWLNYFQSSKRRFFGVETYLEDNTQLDKMYSYLNKLYKTAVSTAPCETEVQYMERIPFVLDVLLPEAITYAIAGMDNVSIEKAEEKYLKGRCLSNREREEYELMIDQLRLRKS
- the si:dkey-127k13.1 gene encoding PWWP domain-containing DNA repair factor 3B isoform X1, producing the protein MFKGRQRKPREGEPMKTRQKGTPKRGRKLPQKTPEAFRTSTPLNKDRHLNICVTFSEAEDGQDEASTSPRYMSRSQSRKRSNEVAKIRDLRKRLPMMQSTGPPAKRPCSKKQKKGNATASSSEPSRPTLEPKQDESLLSSDLSVDISDHKKDDESVDEEELPSFLMQTRPQSITEGEFVWCKFRRFPIWPALVKRVNHKAKKASIIFIDGLMIGEKKGFIVALKSLKPFDCEGANELATEAKDEYATVMQWSLELIKDYTICIACGSFSGSFLEYFAHGMSYPVRRKYPKASSEQLSIASNVIMEEKNHLIDHNEDSDQQEASSEQQTIASDSVREEEGHFVDVSEDRAQQEKANKCVKRLMPDRTQAAHNRANEKLVDFIVKQRMVEERLLAVIQGKVQSKWLNYFQSSKRRFFGVETYLEDNTQLDKMYSYLNKLYKTAVSTAPCETEVQYMERIPFVLDVLLPEAITYAIAGMDNVSIEKAEEKYLKGRCLSNREREEYELMIDQLRLRKS